A single window of Periplaneta americana isolate PAMFEO1 chromosome 14, P.americana_PAMFEO1_priV1, whole genome shotgun sequence DNA harbors:
- the LOC138713032 gene encoding uncharacterized protein isoform X1: MGMLWVLATLGAAFVSEISGLHNVKVVFPPVVRMGGEATLLCLYDMEGEPLYSVKWYRGNHEFYRYMPKESPAGRIFPFEGITVDLSASNANQVSLKNIPLHLSGKFRCEVSADAPLFSTKCVEDDLTVLDFPDTRPIMTLMSTSYREGELLSVNCTTQSSKSPPTLTFYINNQVVPPQFVTSWGGGAMLQTRLRQADFSPQRELRLKCVASVKGLYNISSGSAAIWLEEGKPSVLGAKHVKNLRSTGSKRRVLVGTLLCTVLCSRLIAVTSQQRICAFWE; the protein is encoded by the exons ATGGGCATGCTATGGGTGCTGGCCACGCTGGGTGCAGCTTTCGTCAGCG AAATCAGTGGTCTGCACAACGTGAAGGTGGTGTTTCCACCGGTAGTGCGGATGGGAGGGGAGGCCACCCTGCTCTGTCTGTATGACATGGAGGGCGAGCCCCTCTATTCCGTCAAGTGGTACAGAGGGAACCACGAGTTCTACCGATACATGCCCAAGGAATCGCCAGCCGGTCGCATCTTCCCCTTTGAGGGTATCACTGTTGAC CTGTCTGCCTCGAATGCGAACCAGGTGTCTCTGAAGAACATCCCACTACACTTGTCTGGAAAATTCCGCTGTGAGGTCTCAGCTGATGCTCCCCTCTTCAGTACCAAATGCGTGGAAGATGATCTCACAGTGCTGG ACTTCCCTGATACACGACCGATCATGACTCTGATGAGCACGAGCTACAGGGAAGGTGAGCTGCTGTCAGTGAACTGTACGACCCAGTCTTCCAAGTCACCACCCACTCTCACATTCTACATTAACAATCAAGTG GTACCCCCACAGTTTGTGACGTCATGGGGAGGGGGTGCCATGTTGCAAACACGGCTGCGCCAAGCAGACTTCTCGCCACAGAGAGAGCTGCGCCTCAAGTGCGTGGCCTCTGTCAAGGGGCTCTACAACATCAGCAGTGGCAGTGCTGCCATCTGGCTGGAGGAGGGAAAACCCTCTGTGCTGGGAGCCAAACACGTGAAAAACCTCAGGAGCACAG GCTCCAAGAGGCGCGTGTTGGTGGGAACACTTCTCTGCACAGTGCTGTGTTCGAGGCTGATTGCTGTAACTAGTCAACAGAGAATATGTGCATTTTGGGAGTAG
- the LOC138713032 gene encoding uncharacterized protein isoform X2, whose protein sequence is MGMLWVLATLGAAFVSEISGLHNVKVVFPPVVRMGGEATLLCLYDMEGEPLYSVKWYRGNHEFYRYMPKESPAGRIFPFEGITVDLSASNANQVSLKNIPLHLSGKFRCEVSADAPLFSTKCVEDDLTVLDFPDTRPIMTLMSTSYREGELLSVNCTTQSSKSPPTLTFYINNQVVPPQFVTSWGGGAMLQTRLRQADFSPQRELRLKCVASVKGLYNISSGSAAIWLEEGKPSVLGAKHVKNLRSTVFCCRLQEARVGGNTSLHSAVFEADCCN, encoded by the exons ATGGGCATGCTATGGGTGCTGGCCACGCTGGGTGCAGCTTTCGTCAGCG AAATCAGTGGTCTGCACAACGTGAAGGTGGTGTTTCCACCGGTAGTGCGGATGGGAGGGGAGGCCACCCTGCTCTGTCTGTATGACATGGAGGGCGAGCCCCTCTATTCCGTCAAGTGGTACAGAGGGAACCACGAGTTCTACCGATACATGCCCAAGGAATCGCCAGCCGGTCGCATCTTCCCCTTTGAGGGTATCACTGTTGAC CTGTCTGCCTCGAATGCGAACCAGGTGTCTCTGAAGAACATCCCACTACACTTGTCTGGAAAATTCCGCTGTGAGGTCTCAGCTGATGCTCCCCTCTTCAGTACCAAATGCGTGGAAGATGATCTCACAGTGCTGG ACTTCCCTGATACACGACCGATCATGACTCTGATGAGCACGAGCTACAGGGAAGGTGAGCTGCTGTCAGTGAACTGTACGACCCAGTCTTCCAAGTCACCACCCACTCTCACATTCTACATTAACAATCAAGTG GTACCCCCACAGTTTGTGACGTCATGGGGAGGGGGTGCCATGTTGCAAACACGGCTGCGCCAAGCAGACTTCTCGCCACAGAGAGAGCTGCGCCTCAAGTGCGTGGCCTCTGTCAAGGGGCTCTACAACATCAGCAGTGGCAGTGCTGCCATCTGGCTGGAGGAGGGAAAACCCTCTGTGCTGGGAGCCAAACACGTGAAAAACCTCAGGAGCACAG TGTTCTGTTGCAGGCTCCAAGAGGCGCGTGTTGGTGGGAACACTTCTCTGCACAGTGCTGTGTTCGAGGCTGATTGCTGTAACTAG
- the LOC138713032 gene encoding uncharacterized protein isoform X3 encodes MGGEATLLCLYDMEGEPLYSVKWYRGNHEFYRYMPKESPAGRIFPFEGITVDLSASNANQVSLKNIPLHLSGKFRCEVSADAPLFSTKCVEDDLTVLDFPDTRPIMTLMSTSYREGELLSVNCTTQSSKSPPTLTFYINNQVVPPQFVTSWGGGAMLQTRLRQADFSPQRELRLKCVASVKGLYNISSGSAAIWLEEGKPSVLGAKHVKNLRSTGSKRRVLVGTLLCTVLCSRLIAVTSQQRICAFWE; translated from the exons ATGGGAGGGGAGGCCACCCTGCTCTGTCTGTATGACATGGAGGGCGAGCCCCTCTATTCCGTCAAGTGGTACAGAGGGAACCACGAGTTCTACCGATACATGCCCAAGGAATCGCCAGCCGGTCGCATCTTCCCCTTTGAGGGTATCACTGTTGAC CTGTCTGCCTCGAATGCGAACCAGGTGTCTCTGAAGAACATCCCACTACACTTGTCTGGAAAATTCCGCTGTGAGGTCTCAGCTGATGCTCCCCTCTTCAGTACCAAATGCGTGGAAGATGATCTCACAGTGCTGG ACTTCCCTGATACACGACCGATCATGACTCTGATGAGCACGAGCTACAGGGAAGGTGAGCTGCTGTCAGTGAACTGTACGACCCAGTCTTCCAAGTCACCACCCACTCTCACATTCTACATTAACAATCAAGTG GTACCCCCACAGTTTGTGACGTCATGGGGAGGGGGTGCCATGTTGCAAACACGGCTGCGCCAAGCAGACTTCTCGCCACAGAGAGAGCTGCGCCTCAAGTGCGTGGCCTCTGTCAAGGGGCTCTACAACATCAGCAGTGGCAGTGCTGCCATCTGGCTGGAGGAGGGAAAACCCTCTGTGCTGGGAGCCAAACACGTGAAAAACCTCAGGAGCACAG GCTCCAAGAGGCGCGTGTTGGTGGGAACACTTCTCTGCACAGTGCTGTGTTCGAGGCTGATTGCTGTAACTAGTCAACAGAGAATATGTGCATTTTGGGAGTAG